From the genome of Streptomyces sp. NBC_01260, one region includes:
- a CDS encoding helix-turn-helix domain-containing protein, which yields MASSPTARRRRLAIELKKLREEGDFTCNQVGKELDWSGSKVNRLETGLGRVQPSDIDALCRFYGTSAELRDLLKSFAKESKTKGWWHGHGDAIPGWFSVYVGLEQAASDLRSYQGEFVPGLLQTAEYATGLSRASADRSDEEIRSLIEVRMRRQQLLTTAPSPDLWTVVHESALRHVVGSRPIMAAQIERILDTTALRNVTVQVLPFDAGAYPATGPFTILGFPEQEDPDVVYREGLTDSVYLESAADVSLYTKAFDHLRALALSPDRSASFMHAILKEHSR from the coding sequence ATGGCCAGTTCCCCCACCGCACGTCGACGACGTCTGGCGATCGAGCTGAAGAAGCTGCGTGAAGAAGGCGACTTCACCTGCAATCAAGTCGGTAAGGAGCTCGATTGGAGCGGGTCCAAGGTCAACCGCCTGGAGACGGGCCTCGGGCGCGTGCAACCGTCCGACATCGATGCGCTCTGCCGCTTCTACGGAACGTCCGCCGAACTGCGGGACCTGCTCAAGTCCTTCGCCAAGGAGTCGAAGACCAAAGGCTGGTGGCACGGCCACGGTGACGCGATCCCTGGTTGGTTCTCGGTCTACGTAGGCCTTGAGCAAGCAGCGTCCGACCTTCGCAGTTACCAGGGCGAGTTCGTCCCCGGCCTGCTCCAGACAGCGGAGTACGCGACCGGTCTGAGCCGGGCGTCCGCCGACCGGTCCGACGAAGAGATCCGGAGCCTCATCGAGGTACGCATGCGCAGGCAGCAACTGCTCACCACGGCACCCTCACCCGACCTGTGGACCGTGGTCCACGAGAGCGCCCTCAGGCACGTTGTCGGCAGCCGGCCGATCATGGCCGCGCAGATCGAACGCATTCTGGATACGACGGCGTTGCGAAACGTGACCGTGCAGGTCCTGCCCTTCGACGCCGGCGCCTACCCTGCGACGGGCCCGTTCACGATCCTGGGATTCCCCGAGCAGGAGGACCCGGACGTCGTCTACCGGGAAGGGCTGACCGATTCGGTCTACCTGGAGAGTGCTGCGGATGTCAGCCTGTACACAAAGGCGTTCGACCACCTGAGGGCCTTGGCGCTCAGCCCTGACCGGTCGGCCTCGTTCATGCACGCGATCCTGAAGGAGCACTCCCGATGA
- a CDS encoding helicase-related protein, which produces MSGSTHQAHYEVRDSLVDALRKDLLGPAGGAEEVLTDDAPITMYPVGVLFPLSLPDRPDDSSRPGPTEQAELESERDGLDAVPLGVRRDVEEGPADLGVSLANVRMPSSIGLTFAADPTVSTRIRLTVTTAVYLPEDAEGKPVAAKRTEARSTKAQREHWRRSALRIEPVDVDVTQPGLLAPFVLHPGLELRVLVRPRSTSDGTVTVTATVVNSLEVGRFDLRDAHCFYQPVLTITAGDGISPVFVVRPATLGAVDSEQALSRLLHRHVPSFAIGHGCAAHWDWTPPPVGSVPIERPRVTALRTEFVPSHEVLLTDSNPGIDDKPLTMYRLGTAPIHEVVSALRTLLEGYEQWIETQEDQVRLLRGTEDSQAATDQVLLCRQALRRMRDGVDLLEDAERPDIMHAFRLANLAMADQRARTVWIKRGRSGRPDEHAGRWRPFQLSFILLCLAGIVDPDHDDRDVSDLLWFPTGGGKTEAYLGLIAFTTFFRRMRDGVAGAGVTVLMRYTLRLLTLQQFERAAALICAMDLLRAADPARLGHEEISIGMWVGRSATPNTLAVAEGKLADLVRNESLQLQTENPVQLRNCPWCGEPLRPRDYAVDKDAERMTVNCPSGACDFHRGLPVHLVDEAVYAYRPTLVIATVDKFASMPWRPASAALFNRDLDGVRPPELIVQDELHLISGPLGTLTGLYETAVDALAARPKVIASTATIRRADEQGTRLFDRRVQQFPPGGLDARDSWFAVETPRERKAARCYIGLLTSSTSQATLLIRVYAALLHRAYAHDAPPEVKDAYWTLVGYFNSLRLLSAAELQVLDDVQERLGHLAARDGLKARRADALTELSSRANASDISRRLKDIERRLPSPEVLDVLLATNMISVGVDVERLGLMAVMGQPQTTAEYIQATSRVGRQHPGLVAVMLNSTRSRDRSHYEDFQSFHSALYREVESTSVTPFSARARDRGLHAVVVALARLTLPAARANEAAAHVEDFLPDLREQVGKALLDRVSAVEPAELEATTAAFEQFIEWWRSEAYERPNLVYEARRGSHGAALLANYDDESADASPWKTLWSLRDVDASSTFFEER; this is translated from the coding sequence GCCCGGCCCGACCGAGCAGGCCGAGCTGGAATCGGAGCGCGACGGGCTCGACGCAGTACCGCTCGGCGTCCGTCGGGACGTCGAGGAAGGGCCGGCCGATCTGGGCGTCTCGCTGGCGAACGTCCGGATGCCGTCGTCCATCGGTCTGACTTTTGCCGCGGACCCGACCGTGTCGACCCGAATTCGACTGACCGTCACCACTGCCGTCTACCTCCCCGAGGACGCCGAGGGGAAGCCGGTGGCCGCGAAGCGGACAGAGGCGCGGAGCACGAAGGCCCAGCGCGAACACTGGAGACGCTCCGCCCTGCGGATCGAACCCGTCGACGTGGACGTCACCCAGCCCGGGCTGCTTGCCCCCTTCGTTCTCCACCCGGGGCTGGAACTGCGTGTGCTGGTCCGTCCTCGGTCCACCTCCGACGGGACCGTGACCGTGACGGCCACGGTCGTCAACAGTCTTGAGGTCGGCCGATTCGACCTGCGCGACGCGCACTGCTTCTACCAGCCCGTGCTGACCATCACGGCAGGAGACGGCATCAGCCCCGTGTTCGTGGTGCGGCCGGCCACGCTGGGCGCGGTCGACTCGGAGCAGGCACTGAGCAGGCTCCTGCACCGCCACGTGCCGAGTTTCGCCATTGGGCACGGCTGCGCGGCGCATTGGGACTGGACGCCACCCCCAGTGGGCTCCGTGCCGATCGAACGTCCTAGGGTCACCGCCCTGCGGACTGAGTTCGTCCCCTCCCACGAGGTGTTGCTGACCGACTCCAATCCTGGGATCGATGACAAGCCACTGACCATGTATCGGTTGGGAACCGCCCCCATCCATGAGGTCGTGTCGGCGCTGCGCACCCTACTGGAAGGGTACGAGCAGTGGATCGAAACCCAGGAGGACCAAGTCCGTCTGCTGCGCGGCACCGAGGACAGCCAGGCTGCGACTGATCAGGTCCTGTTGTGCCGGCAAGCTCTGCGCCGGATGCGTGACGGCGTGGATCTACTGGAGGACGCCGAGCGACCGGACATCATGCACGCGTTCCGTCTGGCGAACCTCGCGATGGCAGACCAGCGCGCACGTACCGTGTGGATCAAGAGAGGCAGGTCCGGCCGACCGGACGAGCATGCCGGGCGGTGGCGGCCCTTCCAGCTTTCCTTCATCCTTCTCTGCCTGGCCGGAATCGTCGACCCGGACCACGACGACCGAGACGTCTCCGACCTGCTGTGGTTCCCCACAGGTGGTGGCAAGACGGAGGCGTACCTCGGACTGATCGCCTTCACCACCTTCTTCCGGCGGATGCGGGACGGGGTGGCCGGAGCGGGCGTCACTGTGCTCATGCGGTACACGCTCCGGCTGCTCACGCTCCAGCAGTTCGAGCGAGCCGCGGCACTGATCTGCGCCATGGACCTGCTCCGGGCTGCCGACCCGGCAAGGCTGGGACACGAGGAGATCTCCATCGGCATGTGGGTGGGCCGCTCGGCAACGCCCAACACACTGGCGGTCGCCGAGGGCAAACTGGCTGACCTCGTGCGGAACGAGAGCTTGCAGTTGCAGACGGAGAATCCGGTGCAACTGCGCAACTGCCCGTGGTGCGGTGAGCCGTTGCGTCCTCGGGACTACGCGGTCGACAAGGACGCCGAACGTATGACGGTGAACTGCCCGTCCGGTGCCTGCGACTTCCACCGCGGGCTCCCGGTTCATCTCGTCGACGAGGCCGTCTACGCCTACCGCCCGACCTTGGTCATCGCAACGGTCGACAAGTTCGCCTCGATGCCCTGGCGGCCCGCTTCTGCGGCTCTGTTCAACCGGGACCTCGACGGGGTCCGGCCGCCCGAACTCATCGTCCAGGACGAGCTCCACCTCATCTCGGGCCCGCTCGGCACGCTCACCGGCCTGTACGAGACGGCCGTGGACGCCTTGGCCGCACGCCCCAAGGTCATCGCCTCGACCGCGACCATCCGGCGTGCCGACGAGCAGGGCACCCGACTGTTCGACCGTAGGGTGCAGCAGTTCCCGCCCGGCGGCCTCGACGCCAGAGATTCCTGGTTCGCCGTCGAGACGCCGCGTGAGCGCAAGGCGGCTCGCTGCTACATCGGCCTGTTGACCTCCAGCACCAGCCAGGCCACCTTGCTGATCCGGGTGTACGCGGCACTGCTGCACCGGGCGTACGCCCATGATGCCCCGCCCGAGGTGAAGGACGCCTACTGGACCCTGGTCGGATACTTCAACAGCTTGCGACTGCTGTCGGCGGCAGAGCTCCAGGTCCTCGACGACGTACAGGAGCGGTTGGGCCATCTTGCGGCGCGTGACGGTCTCAAAGCGCGCCGCGCGGACGCCCTCACCGAATTGAGCAGCCGCGCCAACGCCAGTGACATCTCCCGCCGGCTCAAGGACATCGAGCGCCGACTCCCGAGCCCCGAAGTGCTGGACGTACTGCTCGCCACCAACATGATCTCCGTAGGGGTCGACGTCGAGCGACTCGGGTTGATGGCCGTGATGGGGCAACCGCAGACCACCGCCGAATACATCCAGGCGACGAGCCGGGTCGGCCGGCAACACCCCGGCCTCGTCGCGGTCATGCTCAACTCCACCAGGTCGAGGGACCGTTCGCACTACGAGGACTTCCAGAGCTTCCACTCCGCCCTGTATCGCGAGGTGGAGTCCACGAGCGTCACCCCGTTCTCCGCCCGGGCCCGTGACCGAGGCCTGCACGCCGTAGTGGTGGCACTGGCCCGGTTGACGTTGCCCGCAGCTCGGGCCAATGAAGCGGCAGCGCATGTGGAGGACTTCCTTCCTGACCTCCGCGAGCAGGTCGGGAAGGCTCTGCTCGACCGGGTTTCGGCCGTCGAACCGGCCGAGCTCGAAGCCACCACCGCAGCCTTCGAGCAGTTCATCGAGTGGTGGCGGAGCGAGGCTTACGAGCGCCCGAACCTCGTGTACGAGGCTCGACGCGGCTCCCACGGCGCCGCCCTGTTGGCCAACTACGACGACGAGTCGGCCGACGCGTCGCCGTGGAAGACCTTGTGGAGTCTGCGAGACGTAGACGCCTCGTCCACCTTCTTCGAGGAGCGCTGA
- a CDS encoding DUF397 domain-containing protein, which yields MNRPPALPRWRKSSYSNGTGGECVEVADLESAVGVRDSKRLDRTFIAVRPAAWAEFVASLRRA from the coding sequence ATGAACCGACCCCCCGCCCTCCCCCGGTGGCGCAAGAGCAGCTACAGCAACGGGACGGGAGGCGAGTGCGTTGAGGTGGCCGATCTGGAGAGCGCCGTCGGCGTACGGGACTCGAAGCGACTCGATAGGACCTTCATAGCTGTACGCCCCGCCGCGTGGGCAGAGTTCGTGGCGTCCCTGCGGCGTGCGTGA
- the drmB gene encoding DUF1998 domain-containing protein, translating to MGPVPPRTRRRGLPSTAARTARKLGEIRRAQLITTYGVGAMIAVENESFLVRGIDSWDISEAPFISEPRLAWQLGVAGFRMPPAPDTDSARDGVRAVRFPEMYSCPTCHQLQPFRKFNSPTGRAECSTCQESLVPSRFVMACTHGHLEDFPYWKWVHRGNRTESGGCGGQLTFQADGSTASLRAVQIGCSCGVEKVSLEGSFRRQALRELGIRCSGRRPWIKDAAAEVCQEPPRTLQRGSSSVWFPVMHSALSIPPWSQGIAKLVAPHYNDLKDEDAASIKVYVRIRKLLLHRPKYTDEDVVAEVERRRAAETVATEPVDDTEAAKRAGDYRRKLYEGEYRSLSKPHPEDAEEDQEFVCVPPVASIDALRTSLGLAQVMLVKRLREVRVLQSFRRVEEPSPADSQLRQAAISLEKPSWLPAFEVSGEGVFLRLDPERLRSWEEQPEQVARATRIRENHERLLSARAGDSDKQVPPSPATPRFLLLHALAHTLINEWSLDGGYPAASLRERLYSDEDMAGVLIYTATSDSAGSLGGVVAQGEPDRLAVSLRAALHRASWCSNDPLCMESQASGADSLNMAACHACLLLPETSCENNNILLDRATLIGTPEDQSIGFFHDALR from the coding sequence ATGGGTCCCGTCCCGCCCCGCACCCGCCGCCGAGGCCTCCCCTCAACCGCTGCACGTACCGCCCGCAAGCTCGGAGAGATCCGTCGCGCCCAGCTCATCACGACGTACGGCGTCGGAGCCATGATCGCGGTGGAGAACGAGTCCTTCCTCGTCCGCGGTATCGACTCGTGGGACATCTCCGAGGCGCCCTTCATCTCTGAGCCTCGCCTGGCCTGGCAGTTGGGTGTCGCCGGATTCCGGATGCCTCCCGCTCCCGATACCGACTCTGCCCGGGACGGCGTACGCGCCGTGCGCTTCCCGGAGATGTACTCATGCCCGACCTGCCATCAGTTGCAGCCCTTCCGCAAGTTCAACTCTCCGACGGGACGGGCTGAGTGCTCGACGTGCCAGGAGAGCCTGGTTCCGTCCCGCTTCGTGATGGCGTGCACGCATGGCCATCTGGAGGACTTCCCCTACTGGAAGTGGGTCCATCGAGGTAACCGGACGGAATCGGGTGGCTGTGGGGGCCAACTGACCTTCCAGGCGGACGGCTCGACCGCATCCCTCCGTGCCGTGCAGATCGGTTGCAGCTGCGGGGTGGAGAAGGTCTCCCTGGAAGGGTCGTTCCGACGCCAGGCCCTCCGGGAGCTCGGCATCCGGTGCAGTGGTCGCCGCCCTTGGATCAAGGACGCTGCGGCCGAGGTCTGCCAGGAGCCACCGCGCACCCTTCAGCGTGGTTCGTCCTCGGTCTGGTTCCCGGTCATGCACTCGGCCCTCTCCATCCCTCCGTGGAGCCAAGGCATTGCCAAGCTCGTGGCTCCCCACTACAACGACTTGAAGGACGAGGATGCCGCCTCGATCAAGGTGTACGTACGCATAAGGAAACTGCTGCTCCACCGCCCGAAGTACACGGACGAGGACGTGGTGGCGGAGGTGGAGCGGAGGCGTGCGGCCGAGACCGTCGCCACGGAACCGGTCGATGACACGGAAGCCGCCAAGCGTGCGGGCGACTACCGACGGAAGCTGTACGAGGGCGAGTATCGAAGTCTGTCCAAGCCTCACCCCGAGGACGCCGAGGAGGACCAGGAATTCGTCTGTGTGCCCCCGGTCGCTTCGATTGACGCCCTCCGCACGTCGCTCGGGCTCGCCCAGGTCATGCTGGTCAAGCGGCTGCGCGAAGTACGAGTGCTGCAGTCGTTCCGCCGCGTCGAGGAACCGAGTCCGGCGGACTCCCAGCTGCGCCAGGCAGCCATCTCACTGGAGAAGCCGAGTTGGCTTCCCGCTTTCGAAGTCAGTGGTGAAGGCGTGTTCCTTCGCCTCGACCCCGAACGGCTTCGGAGCTGGGAGGAGCAGCCCGAACAGGTCGCTCGCGCCACCCGGATCCGCGAGAACCACGAAAGGCTGCTGTCGGCACGTGCGGGCGACTCTGACAAGCAGGTTCCGCCTTCACCCGCCACCCCTCGATTCCTGCTGCTGCACGCCTTGGCCCACACGCTGATCAACGAGTGGAGCCTGGACGGCGGCTACCCGGCCGCATCCCTGCGCGAGCGGCTCTACAGCGACGAGGACATGGCGGGCGTGCTGATCTACACGGCCACCAGCGACTCCGCCGGAAGTCTTGGCGGCGTCGTCGCGCAGGGCGAACCGGACCGTCTGGCAGTTTCCCTCCGGGCTGCCCTGCACAGGGCGAGTTGGTGCTCGAACGACCCTCTGTGCATGGAGTCGCAGGCAAGCGGTGCGGACAGCCTGAACATGGCCGCCTGCCATGCCTGTCTGCTCCTCCCCGAGACGAGCTGCGAGAACAACAACATCCTGCTCGACCGAGCAACCCTGATCGGGACCCCGGAGGATCAGTCGATCGGGTTCTTCCACGATGCGCTGAGGTGA
- a CDS encoding ATP-binding protein, translating into MNGNDGCMTRKSWELPFLAEPAEVAGLRRVMRLHLRLWGLSDVAEAAELCVSELVANVIRHVGEGTPSTLEVGMNGTHLRVALRDPDTRALPTLVHAGSDDESGRGMALLDAVSDRWGVILGASSKLVWCDLATSLVTPGGHIDGPRIAKGEACLTLYAGAGGEPAGVAVLEEAAIDLITDLLHWLSVHGRDMDEALDRAQVRFEAAADGAR; encoded by the coding sequence GTGAACGGCAACGACGGCTGCATGACGCGGAAATCCTGGGAGCTGCCATTCCTGGCAGAACCTGCTGAAGTCGCCGGTCTGAGGCGCGTCATGCGGCTGCATCTACGGTTGTGGGGACTATCGGACGTGGCGGAGGCCGCCGAGCTCTGTGTCAGTGAACTCGTGGCGAATGTGATCAGGCACGTCGGCGAGGGCACACCGAGCACCCTGGAGGTCGGAATGAACGGCACGCACCTCCGGGTCGCACTCCGTGATCCGGACACCCGTGCGCTTCCGACGCTCGTGCATGCGGGTTCTGATGACGAGTCGGGGCGCGGAATGGCGCTGCTGGACGCGGTATCGGACCGATGGGGCGTGATCCTCGGCGCGTCCTCGAAGCTCGTCTGGTGCGATCTCGCCACCTCGCTCGTCACGCCCGGTGGGCATATCGACGGCCCGCGGATCGCCAAGGGCGAGGCGTGCCTCACGCTCTACGCGGGCGCAGGCGGCGAGCCGGCGGGGGTGGCTGTCCTGGAGGAGGCGGCGATCGACTTGATCACCGACCTCCTCCACTGGCTGAGCGTCCACGGCCGCGACATGGACGAGGCGCTGGACCGGGCCCAGGTGCGTTTCGAGGCGGCGGCCGACGGAGCCCGATGA